The Heyndrickxia vini genome contains a region encoding:
- a CDS encoding FecCD family ABC transporter permease, with protein sequence MVLKKNWQKLFAMIIATIILLMLIGMSIVFGYTGISIKTAIQSFMDFNGSNEHVIITSVRLPRALIAAAVGACLAMSGVIMQTLTKNPLAAPEILGLNAGASFAVVLAVTLFHFSSLQAFAWASFTGAAIATIGVFLIGSVGNEGLTPMKLTLAGAAIAALFASFTQGLLSINEAALEQVLFWLAGSVANRKLDILTSVFPYMLIGWIIALVFAKKMNVLSMGEDVAKGLGLKTGLVKIVSGVVVILLAGSAVAVAGPIGFVGIVIPHIARKIIGIDHRWLLPLSGILGGVLLVAADIASRYVIMPQEVPVGVMTAIIGVPFFIYIARRGFNGR encoded by the coding sequence ATGGTTCTAAAGAAAAATTGGCAAAAATTATTTGCAATGATCATCGCTACTATTATTTTGTTGATGTTAATTGGGATGAGTATTGTTTTTGGATATACGGGGATTTCTATAAAAACAGCCATTCAATCCTTTATGGATTTCAATGGTTCAAATGAGCATGTCATAATTACTTCGGTTCGGTTGCCAAGGGCACTGATTGCAGCAGCAGTAGGTGCATGCTTAGCAATGTCCGGGGTGATTATGCAAACATTAACAAAAAATCCGCTTGCTGCTCCAGAAATTCTCGGATTAAACGCGGGAGCAAGTTTTGCAGTTGTATTAGCTGTTACCTTGTTTCACTTTTCGAGTCTGCAAGCATTTGCATGGGCATCATTTACTGGTGCAGCGATTGCGACAATTGGTGTATTTCTTATTGGATCGGTTGGCAATGAGGGACTGACTCCGATGAAATTAACACTAGCCGGTGCAGCCATAGCTGCGCTATTTGCTTCATTTACCCAAGGGCTATTGTCTATAAATGAGGCTGCATTAGAGCAAGTTCTTTTTTGGCTTGCTGGATCTGTTGCAAATAGAAAATTAGACATTTTAACATCTGTTTTCCCTTATATGCTTATTGGATGGATAATCGCATTGGTTTTTGCAAAAAAAATGAATGTATTATCGATGGGGGAGGACGTTGCGAAAGGATTAGGTCTAAAGACGGGCTTAGTGAAGATTGTTTCAGGGGTAGTCGTTATTTTGTTAGCAGGGAGTGCAGTTGCTGTTGCTGGACCAATTGGATTTGTTGGAATTGTTATTCCGCATATTGCCAGAAAAATAATTGGCATTGATCATCGTTGGTTGCTTCCATTATCCGGAATTTTAGGTGGCGTATTATTAGTAGCGGCAGACATTGCATCAAGATATGTGATTATGCCTCAAGAGGTGCCAGTTGGTGTGATGACGGCCATCATTGGGGTTCCATTTTTTATTTATATTGCTAGAAGGGGGTTTAATGGACGATGA
- a CDS encoding ABC transporter substrate-binding protein, with the protein MKKMRFFVSLVAIMALFALAACGNKNEASKETNKNTEKNSGSSYTVEHAMGKTPIKGTPKRVVILTNEGTEALLAMGVTPVGAVKSWTGDPWYKHISDQMKDVEVVGTESEVNVEAIAKLHPDLIIGNKMRQEKIYNQLSAIAPTVFAETLRGDWKENFELYAKALNKEEKGKEVIQQYDQRIADLKEKLGDKLKMKVSMVRFMPGDVRIYHKDTFSGVILDELGFARPGDQNKNDFAERNLTKERIPAMDGDILFYFTYETGDGEAASLEKEWINDPLFKNLKVAKAGNVHKVNDDIWNTAGGVLAANLMLDDIEKIFLGK; encoded by the coding sequence ATGAAAAAAATGCGTTTTTTTGTTTCGCTAGTAGCGATAATGGCCCTATTCGCCCTTGCTGCGTGCGGCAATAAAAATGAAGCTAGCAAAGAAACAAATAAGAATACAGAAAAAAATAGCGGATCAAGTTATACAGTGGAACATGCAATGGGAAAAACACCTATAAAAGGTACCCCGAAACGTGTAGTCATTTTAACAAACGAGGGAACTGAAGCTCTTTTAGCGATGGGGGTAACGCCTGTTGGCGCGGTTAAATCATGGACAGGTGATCCATGGTATAAACATATCAGCGATCAAATGAAAGATGTTGAAGTCGTGGGTACAGAAAGTGAAGTAAATGTAGAGGCAATTGCAAAGCTACATCCAGACCTTATTATTGGAAATAAAATGCGCCAAGAAAAAATCTATAATCAACTAAGTGCAATCGCTCCAACTGTATTTGCAGAAACGTTACGCGGCGATTGGAAAGAAAACTTTGAACTTTATGCAAAAGCATTAAATAAAGAAGAAAAAGGAAAAGAAGTTATTCAGCAATATGATCAACGAATTGCTGACTTAAAAGAAAAATTAGGCGATAAATTAAAAATGAAAGTTTCAATGGTTCGCTTTATGCCTGGTGATGTTCGTATTTATCATAAGGATACATTCTCCGGTGTTATTTTGGATGAATTAGGATTTGCCCGTCCCGGCGACCAAAACAAAAATGACTTTGCCGAAAGAAACCTAACGAAAGAACGCATTCCGGCAATGGACGGAGATATACTTTTCTATTTCACTTATGAAACAGGTGATGGTGAAGCTGCTTCTCTTGAAAAGGAATGGATCAATGATCCGCTATTTAAAAACTTAAAAGTTGCTAAAGCTGGAAATGTTCATAAAGTAAACGATGATATTTGGAATACGGCCGGTGGCGTTCTTGCTGCTAATCTCATGTTAGATGATATAGAGAAAATCTTTCTTGGAAAATAA
- a CDS encoding GMC family oxidoreductase, translating into MVKKLPKVDVVIIGVGWAGGIIASELTKKGLNVVGLERGKERKTEDYYMVHDELRYALRYELMQDLSKETITFRGNERTRALPMRQYGSFLLGDGLGGAGVHWNGQTFRFLPYDFEIRSKTIEKYGKNKIPKGMTIQDWGITYDELEPYFDRFEKIAGISGEENPLGGKRSAKYPTPPMKKSPQMNDFEKAAKQLKLHPYIVPSANLSESYTNPDGISRAACQYCGYCERFGCEYGAKADPVVTVIPVAKKTGKFEIRTHSNVRRILHSGKKATGVMYTDVTTGEDIEQPADIVVLTGFVFNNVRLLLMSNIGSPYNPSNGTGVIGKNYAYQVAKGGAVGFFDDKEFNTFAGAGALGVTIDDYNGDNFDHSNLGFIHGGMIQYNQSGMRPIQNNAVPSGTPTWGKDFKKTSIKYANRYLSVGSQGSSMPFQHHYLDLDPTYKDAYGDPLIRITFDFEEQDQNLAKFLAGKCGDILKEMGANHVDVLKELGPYEITTYQSTHNTGGVIMGADPNTSAVNNYLQMWDMDNLFVVGASAFAHNSGYNPTGTVGALSYRAAEGILKYHKKGGSLV; encoded by the coding sequence ATGGTGAAAAAATTACCAAAAGTAGATGTTGTGATTATAGGTGTTGGTTGGGCAGGTGGGATTATTGCATCTGAGCTTACTAAAAAGGGATTAAATGTAGTTGGTTTGGAAAGAGGGAAAGAAAGAAAAACGGAAGATTACTATATGGTTCATGATGAATTAAGGTATGCCTTAAGATATGAGTTAATGCAAGATCTATCAAAAGAAACGATTACATTTAGAGGGAATGAAAGAACGAGAGCCCTTCCTATGAGACAATATGGATCCTTTTTACTAGGTGATGGCTTAGGAGGAGCTGGGGTACATTGGAATGGACAAACATTTCGATTTCTACCATATGATTTTGAAATCCGTAGTAAAACAATTGAAAAGTATGGAAAAAACAAAATACCAAAAGGAATGACAATTCAGGATTGGGGCATTACATATGATGAACTAGAACCCTACTTTGACCGTTTTGAAAAAATAGCAGGTATTTCCGGCGAAGAGAATCCTTTAGGTGGAAAACGTTCTGCAAAATACCCAACCCCACCTATGAAGAAATCTCCGCAAATGAATGATTTTGAAAAGGCGGCAAAGCAATTAAAGCTTCATCCTTATATTGTTCCTTCAGCAAACCTGTCGGAGTCATATACAAATCCTGACGGTATTTCAAGAGCGGCTTGCCAATATTGTGGATATTGTGAAAGATTTGGTTGTGAGTATGGAGCCAAAGCAGATCCAGTTGTAACAGTTATCCCAGTGGCGAAAAAAACAGGGAAATTTGAAATAAGAACCCATTCCAATGTTAGAAGAATTTTGCATAGTGGAAAAAAAGCGACAGGAGTCATGTATACTGATGTCACCACCGGAGAAGACATTGAACAACCAGCAGATATAGTAGTTTTGACAGGTTTTGTATTTAATAATGTAAGATTATTGTTAATGTCAAATATCGGAAGCCCATATAATCCGAGTAACGGAACAGGAGTAATTGGAAAAAACTATGCTTATCAAGTAGCAAAGGGGGGAGCAGTAGGATTTTTTGATGATAAAGAATTCAATACCTTTGCAGGAGCTGGTGCTTTAGGTGTAACTATAGATGATTATAATGGAGACAATTTTGACCATTCAAATTTGGGCTTTATTCATGGTGGAATGATCCAATATAATCAGTCCGGAATGCGTCCTATCCAAAACAATGCTGTTCCTTCAGGCACACCAACATGGGGAAAGGATTTCAAAAAAACATCGATAAAATATGCGAATAGATATTTATCAGTAGGCTCACAAGGCTCTTCCATGCCTTTCCAGCATCATTATCTCGATCTGGATCCAACCTATAAGGACGCATATGGAGATCCGTTAATTCGAATCACTTTTGACTTTGAAGAGCAGGATCAAAATCTAGCCAAATTTTTAGCGGGAAAATGTGGGGATATTTTAAAGGAAATGGGAGCTAACCATGTTGATGTATTAAAGGAGTTAGGTCCATATGAAATAACAACTTACCAATCCACACATAATACCGGGGGTGTCATTATGGGAGCTGACCCAAATACATCTGCAGTAAATAATTATTTACAAATGTGGGATATGGATAATTTATTTGTTGTCGGTGCCTCTGCTTTCGCTCATAACTCCGGCTATAACCCAACTGGAACAGTTGGTGCATTATCTTACAGAGCAGCAGAAGGAATCTTAAAATACCACAAAAAAGGTGGATCATTAGTTTAA
- a CDS encoding ABC transporter ATP-binding protein, translating to MMNETIQAKSLTLGYGDSIIIDELNLSIPKGEITVFIGGNGCGKSTLLRSMARLLKPESGSVLLAGKEIAKLPTKEVAKNLSILPQTPIAPEGLTVLQLVKQGRFPYQSWLKQWSNEDEEIVMRALKATRMVEFKDRPVDELSGGQRQRAWIAMTLAQDTEVILLDEPTTYLDMTHQIEILDLLFELNEQENRTIVMVLHDLNLACRYAHNIVAIRDKKVYAQGTPESVISCQMVRDVFDMDCQVSMDPLFGTPLCIPHGKGRCILKGGEINAI from the coding sequence ATGATGAATGAAACAATTCAAGCAAAATCATTAACATTAGGTTATGGTGATTCGATTATTATAGATGAGTTAAATTTGAGTATTCCTAAAGGGGAAATTACCGTTTTCATTGGTGGGAATGGCTGTGGAAAATCGACTTTATTACGATCAATGGCACGTTTATTAAAACCGGAATCAGGTTCCGTTTTATTAGCTGGGAAAGAGATTGCTAAGCTCCCGACAAAAGAGGTAGCGAAAAATTTATCAATTCTCCCGCAAACACCAATAGCCCCGGAAGGATTAACAGTGCTGCAACTTGTAAAACAAGGACGATTTCCATACCAGTCATGGCTTAAACAATGGTCGAATGAAGACGAAGAAATTGTCATGCGCGCTCTAAAAGCTACTCGTATGGTTGAATTTAAAGATCGACCTGTCGATGAACTATCGGGAGGACAGCGACAAAGAGCATGGATTGCCATGACACTTGCTCAAGATACGGAGGTTATTCTACTAGATGAACCGACAACCTATCTTGATATGACTCATCAAATTGAAATTCTTGATTTATTATTTGAATTAAATGAACAAGAAAACAGAACGATTGTTATGGTGCTGCATGATTTAAATTTAGCGTGCAGATATGCACATAATATTGTTGCGATTCGTGATAAGAAAGTATATGCCCAAGGAACGCCGGAATCCGTGATTAGTTGCCAAATGGTTCGAGATGTTTTCGATATGGATTGTCAAGTATCAATGGATCCACTTTTTGGTACACCATTATGTATTCCACACGGTAAAGGCCGTTGCATATTAAAAGGCGGGGAGATTAATGCCATCTAG
- a CDS encoding DUF2573 family protein: MDQTFRDQFDALLEKYTELLLGESNDELIEKIKMWALYTYIAKSMPDLAKHWNALYPNGKEEMKKLIFEIKHMNDLHREAKK, encoded by the coding sequence ATGGATCAGACATTTCGAGATCAGTTCGATGCATTATTAGAAAAATATACGGAGCTTTTACTTGGTGAATCGAATGATGAATTAATTGAAAAGATCAAAATGTGGGCACTTTATACATATATTGCAAAATCTATGCCTGACTTAGCAAAGCATTGGAATGCATTATATCCAAATGGAAAAGAGGAAATGAAAAAATTAATTTTTGAAATCAAGCATATGAATGATTTACATCGTGAAGCAAAAAAATAA
- a CDS encoding IucA/IucC family C-terminal-domain containing protein, translating into MPSSLSSELSNYRYIDEIKSTHSFINGKDFFDSEKLPAHLVKIGAQMGSPTNKITASMIVKRMAFYGVIHLYAMSVWNKRLVVDIDELKVVENPGDPLWLPEFYFGEYTFIDVENVRTLWREEVIAEVFSGFFHPLLETLRNVTRFSKLVMWENIAIYIFWLYESLLNNEEYNALHNRLRDDFHFIVHEASPALFGPYKNNPLSRFDSEKVIREKNIEPIRVRKTCCFSNLLEKKKNRCSTCPNGCNMPPI; encoded by the coding sequence ATGCCATCTAGTTTATCATCGGAGCTTTCAAACTATCGATATATTGATGAAATAAAGAGTACGCATTCCTTTATAAATGGTAAAGATTTTTTCGATAGTGAAAAGCTTCCTGCTCATTTAGTGAAAATTGGAGCGCAAATGGGGTCCCCGACAAATAAAATAACGGCTTCCATGATTGTGAAGCGAATGGCATTTTATGGGGTCATTCATTTATATGCGATGAGTGTATGGAATAAAAGGTTAGTTGTGGATATAGATGAACTGAAAGTAGTTGAAAATCCGGGAGATCCACTATGGTTACCGGAATTTTACTTTGGAGAATATACCTTTATAGATGTGGAAAATGTACGGACATTGTGGAGAGAAGAGGTCATAGCGGAAGTTTTTTCAGGATTTTTCCACCCTTTATTGGAAACATTAAGGAATGTAACACGCTTTTCAAAGCTTGTTATGTGGGAGAATATCGCTATTTATATTTTTTGGTTATATGAAAGTCTTCTTAATAATGAAGAATATAATGCCCTTCATAACAGGCTTAGGGATGATTTCCATTTTATCGTCCATGAAGCGAGTCCCGCTTTATTTGGTCCTTATAAAAATAATCCACTTTCTCGCTTTGACAGTGAAAAAGTGATCCGTGAAAAGAATATCGAACCCATTCGCGTACGAAAAACATGTTGTTTTTCCAATCTTTTAGAAAAAAAGAAAAATAGATGTTCAACCTGTCCAAATGGATGTAACATGCCTCCTATATAA
- the tatA gene encoding twin-arginine translocase TatA/TatE family subunit, producing the protein MLSNIGIPGLIIILVITLIIFGPKKLPEIGSAFGKTLSEFKRTANSIMSDEVTEEKTTKETPPKG; encoded by the coding sequence ATGTTATCAAATATTGGTATTCCGGGTCTAATCATTATTTTGGTCATTACATTAATTATATTTGGACCAAAGAAGCTGCCGGAAATCGGATCAGCCTTTGGGAAAACATTATCAGAATTTAAACGGACAGCGAATTCAATTATGAGTGATGAGGTAACGGAAGAAAAAACAACTAAGGAAACTCCTCCTAAAGGATGA
- a CDS encoding (Fe-S)-binding protein: MTTIEEQRKIQEVFMERMDEDELLNCMRCGFCLPSCPTYIESGFQEIHSPRGRIALMKAVKDGMIEPDEDVERSLSLCLGCRACEPVCPSGVKYGHLLEEARDIIQQNKKQKPIVRAVRNTVFEGLFPHQNRMQSITGLLGFYQRSGLQKVTRKIGFMKLFPESLATMEKVLPKVPTMKEMKNRPEYLPAEQTQAKRVAFFTGCLMDTMFLETNNATLKLLQKAGCEIIIPKTQGCCGALHGHSGEKEKSIELAKRNIEAFEHTNADYIITNAGGCGAFLIDYDHLLKNDPEWYPRAKAFKEKLKDITQILVELNFHKNNSLKLAEQIITYQDSCHLRNVMKTSEAPRVLLQSIIGPDYREMKDSDRCCGSAGIYNIVESEMSMKILDSKMKNAKATKATTIVTANPGCLLQMKLGIEREGLTEQVRAVHIVDLLMEAVTN, translated from the coding sequence ATGACGACTATAGAAGAACAACGTAAAATTCAAGAAGTTTTCATGGAAAGAATGGATGAAGATGAATTATTAAATTGTATGAGATGCGGTTTTTGTCTTCCTTCTTGTCCAACCTATATTGAATCAGGATTCCAGGAAATACACTCTCCAAGAGGTCGAATTGCGCTAATGAAAGCAGTAAAAGATGGGATGATTGAACCCGATGAAGATGTAGAACGTTCTTTAAGTCTTTGCCTTGGTTGCCGAGCATGTGAGCCGGTTTGTCCATCTGGTGTAAAGTACGGCCATCTCCTAGAGGAGGCAAGAGATATTATCCAGCAAAATAAAAAGCAGAAACCGATTGTGCGTGCCGTTAGAAATACGGTATTTGAGGGTCTTTTTCCTCATCAAAACAGGATGCAATCGATAACCGGCCTATTAGGTTTTTATCAACGATCCGGTTTACAAAAAGTTACGAGAAAAATTGGGTTTATGAAGCTGTTTCCCGAAAGTTTAGCAACAATGGAAAAAGTTTTGCCAAAGGTACCGACAATGAAAGAAATGAAGAATCGTCCAGAGTACCTTCCTGCGGAGCAAACTCAGGCAAAAAGGGTTGCCTTCTTTACTGGGTGTCTCATGGATACGATGTTTTTAGAAACGAATAATGCAACCCTTAAATTATTGCAAAAGGCAGGTTGTGAAATCATCATTCCGAAAACGCAAGGTTGTTGTGGTGCGTTACATGGACATAGCGGTGAAAAGGAAAAATCAATAGAATTGGCTAAACGCAATATTGAAGCATTTGAACATACGAATGCCGATTATATCATTACAAACGCAGGTGGTTGCGGCGCATTTCTTATTGACTATGATCATTTATTAAAAAACGATCCTGAATGGTATCCACGTGCTAAGGCGTTTAAGGAGAAATTAAAAGATATTACTCAAATATTGGTAGAGTTGAATTTTCATAAAAATAACTCACTCAAATTAGCTGAACAAATCATTACCTATCAGGATTCTTGTCATTTGAGGAATGTTATGAAAACATCTGAGGCACCAAGAGTATTACTGCAATCAATTATTGGTCCAGATTATCGTGAAATGAAAGACTCCGATCGTTGTTGTGGATCGGCGGGAATTTATAATATCGTTGAATCAGAAATGTCTATGAAAATATTGGATTCAAAAATGAAGAATGCGAAGGCAACGAAGGCAACTACCATTGTGACCGCAAATCCTGGCTGCTTATTGCAGATGAAACTTGGAATAGAACGGGAAGGTTTGACGGAACAAGTTCGAGCGGTTCATATTGTCGACCTGTTAATGGAAGCCGTAACGAATTAA
- a CDS encoding gluconate 2-dehydrogenase subunit 3 family protein: MVDETKKEIPESVSRRKFIRNTGYVVGGVVVGGAVGSLLPFGNKTKEIKNNETSPTKSENFNQALMHFTQEQFNIVQAATERIFPEDENGPGAKALGVAFFIDHQLAGDWGFNSRDYMQAPFYKGEKVQGYQGRLKRREIFDIALQEMQNHSMEKYKKKFTDLSGDEQDAVLKDFEGDKVNITTISPSGFFNILRSSTLEGVYSDPLYGGNMNMAGWKMKNYPGNQMAYSDIIEKGYKKIAPQSLRDHLAH; this comes from the coding sequence ATGGTTGATGAAACAAAAAAGGAGATTCCAGAATCAGTATCCCGACGTAAGTTTATTCGAAACACTGGTTATGTTGTTGGAGGTGTTGTAGTAGGAGGAGCAGTAGGAAGCCTATTACCATTCGGTAACAAAACGAAGGAAATCAAAAATAATGAAACTTCTCCAACAAAGTCAGAAAATTTTAACCAAGCACTAATGCACTTTACTCAAGAACAATTTAATATTGTTCAAGCAGCGACGGAAAGGATATTTCCCGAGGATGAGAATGGGCCCGGAGCAAAAGCTTTAGGTGTTGCCTTTTTTATCGATCATCAGCTTGCAGGCGATTGGGGATTTAATTCAAGAGATTACATGCAAGCTCCGTTTTATAAAGGTGAAAAAGTCCAAGGTTATCAAGGTAGATTAAAGCGTAGGGAAATATTTGATATCGCATTACAAGAAATGCAAAACCATAGTATGGAAAAATATAAGAAAAAATTTACTGATCTTTCTGGAGACGAACAAGATGCAGTCCTAAAAGATTTTGAAGGAGACAAGGTGAATATAACAACGATTTCACCGAGTGGTTTTTTTAATATTCTAAGAAGTAGCACGTTAGAAGGTGTATATAGTGACCCATTATATGGTGGGAATATGAATATGGCCGGTTGGAAAATGAAGAATTATCCCGGCAACCAAATGGCTTATTCCGACATCATCGAAAAAGGTTACAAAAAAATAGCACCACAAAGTCTGCGTGACCATTTGGCTCATTAA
- the tatC gene encoding twin-arginine translocase subunit TatC, translating to MSALSEDLPFEVEKEETALDHFTELRRILLWSAFFFAIMFVTFLVFMPKVLPLLANGYKIVLMGPLDVIRFYTGVSGALALGLTTPFLGYQIWRFVKPGLTPTESKVTLTYVPAITASFLTGIAFGYFIVFPVLFKFLMNLGEKSFDVLITAREYFLFLLTSTLSLGFLFELPIVMVFLTSVGMLTPVKLKQVRKYAYILLAVISALITPPDFISQILVLTPLMALYELGILLSVVSFKKRQKRVEPAVT from the coding sequence ATGAGTGCATTGTCAGAAGATCTCCCATTTGAAGTGGAAAAAGAGGAAACGGCTTTGGACCATTTTACGGAACTTAGAAGGATTTTGCTTTGGTCCGCTTTTTTCTTTGCTATTATGTTTGTGACCTTTCTTGTTTTTATGCCTAAAGTTCTTCCTTTATTAGCTAATGGCTACAAGATTGTACTGATGGGGCCATTAGATGTGATTCGCTTTTACACGGGTGTTTCAGGTGCATTAGCATTGGGCCTAACAACCCCATTCCTCGGATACCAAATTTGGAGATTTGTAAAGCCTGGCTTAACCCCGACAGAAAGTAAAGTGACACTCACTTATGTGCCAGCTATCACGGCCAGTTTTTTGACGGGTATTGCCTTCGGCTACTTTATCGTTTTCCCTGTATTATTTAAGTTTCTCATGAATCTTGGAGAAAAATCGTTTGATGTTCTAATTACTGCAAGAGAATACTTTCTTTTTTTACTAACATCAACATTGTCTTTAGGATTTCTATTTGAATTGCCGATTGTAATGGTCTTTTTAACATCTGTTGGCATGTTAACTCCGGTAAAATTAAAACAAGTTCGAAAATATGCGTATATCTTGCTTGCAGTCATTTCAGCACTGATCACACCACCGGACTTTATAAGTCAAATATTAGTGCTGACTCCATTAATGGCTCTATATGAACTTGGGATACTATTATCCGTTGTTTCATTTAAGAAGAGGCAGAAACGGGTTGAACCTGCAGTTACATGA
- a CDS encoding FecCD family ABC transporter permease, translated as MSQFKNLRLFKGKISFLVDLRATWTILILFIVTLLALVISTGLGDMNINPINVVKTFFGGGSSIEQLVVLKFRLPRILVAMFVGIALAMAGGILQGIIRNPLASPDIIGITGGAGAAVVSFLAIFSNKDNSLTVSIGWMPIAAFLGATIVAFLVYFLAWKDGVSPIRLVLIGIGISAVMKAITTLLMLVGPIYRASEANIWLTGTVNGSSWGNVKVIVPWVLILTLISFLSARKINVQEFGDELATGVGSHVQRQRFFLLLLSTALVGAAVAFGGGIGFVGLMAPHIARRLVGSSFGVLLPASACIGGILVMVADLIGRTVFTPLEVPAGVFTAAIGAPYFIYLLFKSKSA; from the coding sequence ATGAGTCAATTCAAAAATCTTCGTCTTTTTAAAGGGAAAATCTCCTTTTTAGTTGATCTTCGTGCAACTTGGACTATCTTGATTTTGTTTATCGTGACTTTACTTGCACTCGTTATAAGTACAGGTTTAGGGGATATGAATATTAATCCGATAAATGTTGTTAAAACATTTTTCGGAGGTGGTTCAAGCATTGAGCAGTTAGTTGTATTAAAGTTTCGGTTACCAAGAATTCTTGTTGCAATGTTTGTAGGTATTGCATTAGCAATGGCAGGGGGAATTTTACAAGGAATTATCCGGAATCCATTAGCATCACCGGATATTATCGGAATAACTGGTGGGGCAGGTGCTGCCGTTGTTTCCTTTCTAGCCATTTTTAGTAATAAAGATAATAGTTTGACAGTGAGTATAGGCTGGATGCCAATTGCAGCTTTCCTTGGGGCAACAATCGTGGCATTTCTGGTATATTTTTTAGCTTGGAAAGATGGCGTTTCTCCCATAAGATTAGTATTAATAGGAATTGGAATTTCCGCTGTGATGAAAGCTATCACTACATTATTAATGTTAGTTGGACCTATTTATCGGGCAAGTGAGGCGAATATTTGGTTAACAGGTACCGTAAACGGATCCAGCTGGGGGAATGTTAAAGTTATTGTCCCATGGGTGCTAATACTGACGTTAATTTCCTTTTTATCCGCCCGAAAAATCAATGTACAAGAGTTTGGTGATGAACTCGCGACTGGTGTTGGAAGTCACGTTCAACGCCAACGATTTTTTCTTTTACTATTAAGTACGGCTTTAGTTGGTGCCGCTGTTGCATTTGGTGGGGGAATTGGCTTTGTTGGTTTAATGGCTCCACATATTGCGAGAAGACTTGTCGGTTCTTCCTTTGGTGTTTTATTGCCTGCATCAGCCTGTATCGGCGGAATTTTGGTCATGGTGGCGGATTTAATCGGACGTACCGTATTTACGCCGCTTGAAGTGCCGGCTGGAGTGTTTACTGCCGCGATTGGGGCACCGTATTTTATCTATTTATTATTTAAATCAAAGTCTGCATAA